gtggccatatatatatatatatatatatatatatatatatataggaggGTATATTGttggtatataaaaaatacatacctcCGGAGATACGTGCAGCTGTTGTAAGCGTTGCATCTGGAGTAAACGCGCCCTTTGTTCCGAGATAGCCCGCGCACGTACCGGGTCTTGATCGCTTCGGGCCACCATGCTGTACAGCGCCCCGCCAACATTGCCACCACTCATCGTACACGTTCCCTAAACATTCAAACAAACTTATTAACTATCTGTTTTTTTATACATGTATATCGATTAGCTCTTATGATGATATGAGATAATGCACTTCGAAACAGAACTGGAAGAGGATTATAAAAGGATTGGcatattaaacatttatatcCATATAATCTAGTTAAAAGTTAGAAAAGGAAATTTTTGGTGATTTGGTTCGATGTTTTCGACGTTTTTGAGACATTTAAGTCTATCGTTATGTTTTTGGCCTAGTGATGATAGTGAACTAAGATTGAGCGCGTTGAGCAGAAATAAATTACTACATTCTTTGTATATCGTTTGCTATTAAAGCTAGGAAGTTACTTAGTATTTTTAGTACTAACCTcttaatgttttatatatattttttaactttttagttggtatgacattttcatttcgtttttttttgttttaaaaaattaaaagatttgtgTACGTCGGAATTAGCACCAATGAATGCATACCTAAATTGGACAAGAACGTTTGAACTAAGGTCGATTTATTCACAGAAAGATTTGAAGATGTATATCAATACTTACTAGACTTTGAACTGGATACACTGGTGGCGCGCCCGGACTTGAAGCCACTGGACTTTTGGTTGCAGTTTCACACTGCATTAGGCTTTGTGTTATAGCATTTATCACATCATTCTTCTCTTTCGCGCCCTAAAacgtatatttataattgaaacAGATGGCCAATATACTTCGGTTGCGttacggatttttttttcaaagtaataattgacggaccaatcagatggcccacctgatgaatagtttaaaaccatcacctataaaccAAGACCAATATCTCTTACTTAAAATAGTTAGAGGGACAATAGAcagtccggaattacttactaagttagattttatTGTACCCTCACGATTACccaggcataaaaagattctgcatgtacccttaactaaaactaaggaCAGATTTAATTATTTGGTAATCCGTGTCTcccgccttcttaattctgtttacaatgaccccgaaattgatttattttatggtaatgtGAATAGTGTAtgtcgcaacttagtagataaactgttgcatgctacgtatacttaatatttagttatagtttgctgcatttttgctgggttctatcaggtacccttgtttatataaaatttatgtgtggaaacctgttattagctttaagtcaaccaatttgttaactatttagtatttacaacttttggttttccaattaaagaaaaataaataaataaataaatctttcacAGAGCAAGCGAGGAACACGAATTGCACATTGCAGCCTGTGTCCTTCgacctgaggcataggtgtttgCCCGTCGATAGTACTTCACCGGAGAAGCACGTTTACTACAAATCATACtagatttgttaatttaaaatacaatagtaACAAAACTCACGACGTCTGTGCGTAATAACTGTCGATGGCTCTCCAGATCCATAAGAACACTGACTTCGGGAGCGGATCGGTCTGCATAGGGCATATTCTCGATCACTTCGTCCAGGATGTCGGATAAGGCCTGATCACTGGGCACCTCGCTGTCTCCCGACCCACCCTGCGTCCTCGGGTTGCCGCTCCTGTAAACGAGCTCCTATAAGCCTAAGCTCAGACGGTGGTGCTGTCCTAAGCCAATACAAATACACGATAAAATAATTGAACATTTTGTAGTCTTAACCTTTCAAGCTgtgttaataacaataatagttGAAGTGTATACATGTATGTTTTCCAAAAAACTGCCTCTAATTAAGGTACATGTGATTATCCAAACACAAGTTCTAAATTTTGTTGTAGtgcatgaatgattttcaaatgaGTATACAACAACCGAACAAGTACGTAACCAATACTCAAATTAGATCATTTCTTTCGAAACTATGTTCAGAACTGCTGCACTGATATTGACGTGACTTTGGGGATGGGAGAATGAAACGGGATgtgtatcatatttttatatttattccgaAAATCCAcaccttttttaattaaatagcggtttgaattttgaaaaattttaattgagTCACTTTGAAATCTACATTCAGAAAAGATGAGCTGAAAAGCTGAATTAGAGTTTTTGGAAAACCACTCTAAGACTAAACTGAACCCCTACGCGATCGTCCCAGACAGCGAACTTCAGCGCAGCCAATTAAATCTGTGTGTAAAATTAAAGGTTAATAATTGGATCATGGTTATTATCAATACCCCTCACACGTACATACACGCACGAACACTcatacacaaaaacacacacgcacgcatacacacacacactaacacacgcacgcatacacacacacatacacaaacgcaCTGTCGCACACATACGCATACACgaacacgtacattataaaattgtaaattgtattgttttagttgtaatattttaatttttctttgttttagtctttttgtatttaagcaaacccggaggtgggcgttaatagctgtaacacagtttctaactaacacagttgttaccgttccttagattataagaatccatTGTAAAAgagacacaataaaaaaaaaaaaaaaaaactcactgaTTGTAGGAATGGTGGGTACTAGCTGTGGCATAAAGCGGCGGCGCCGAAGCAGGGTTGTAGGTCGCTCGTGAACCACCTTGCAGTACCATTTGAAGGTGGCTCTGCGCCCCGAGCCCCGCCTGCGACGTTTGCATGGGTGTACACTCCACGCTCGACGCTGAGGAAACAGGCCCAGCGCCGCCGTTCACATTGCTCCCCCGATTACTACAAATTGATACAAAAGTACTATCTTTAGATACTTTCTTAAAGAAGGAATTCTGAGTGCCAAATGTGTGATTTTCTAACCAATAAATTTttctaacaaatatttaaatggtATAGAAATAGCGCAATCAAATAACAGGTGTTTTTCGCAGTATTGTACTCAATGGGGCTCATTCGATACCGCTTAAGTCTTAACTTTATcgcatttgaataaataaacataggtagaaaatctcacacttggcattCTGATAAGATTTTAACATGTTTTAACTTAACTTACTCAAGACCTCTTGTCAATTAATACGTATGTGACGTTGAAAGctttatattaatgttttaatataatcttaGCGACCTTTATTGtaagttttcaaataaagaatcaTATTATATTCCCAAATCCATACTAGTATTAATTCGAAAGAGGTTTGTTATTTCACACAGCATCAAATCAACAGATTAGGccggagtttaatataaatttatttacccCACTGAAATGCGCAAACTTCTGTGATAAATACAAAACTCTTATTTGCCTCTTCGAATaatacagaaaaatattcattccgAAAAACCTATTCTTgcctataaatattatgttttgctGTTTGTTTCTTCTTCAacagggctaacatgtagtaaacaaaaatatttaaaagagcttGAAGGAAGCTGCGGTTGCGGCTGCGGCGGCCGCACGCGGTTCGGATACCACATGATGGGGTTAGGTAGTGGCAGTAGCGTGGACGGACGGTCGATCTGTTCTATATGACTATATGAGGACCATTCCACCCAATTCCCCATAAACCATACGAGCGCTGGCTTAAagttatagtttttataatatatacactcgtcacaggtttgcccgctattatCGAGAGTGCAACATCACATCACTGCAAAATCtagattaataataaagaaaaagtaaCACACCTGATATTAGCAAGCGCGTGATGAAAGGAGCGCAGCTGTTGGAGCTGGTGGTGCGGATGCGACTGAGGGAGTTGCGGTTGTGGTTGCGGCGGCCGCGCGCGGGTCGGGTACCGCATGATGGGGTTGGGCAGTGGCAATGGCGTTGGCGGCGTGGTCTGTTGCCGCGCCAGCAATGACACCAGTATTTGGTTCTTCTGGCACAGTTGGCTCATGCCGCTACTGGTGGCCGCGCTGTTGATACTCGACGTCGCTATGGAAGTCGCCGTACTGGCGCTCGCAGCACTAGATGACACCTAATTATTTCGGTTTAAAATGAGCGTTTTATATCACTGGATTCTTGTTTCTATTTACACTTAAAACAAAACCGACCGAGTACGAATCCTACTAGTACACCGTTCGGTACCCAGAAAAAAGTACCTAAGTAGAACGTAAGCTAATTTTATGTTTAGATGGACCTGGCACCCGCACAGTTAATCTATACGCTAAGAATGATTTTCGttcctttaaatgaaaattaaaaaaaaaaactttgaaatcattatactccactattatatacctacaactATTTCTCATTTAAGTAGTAGTTAGTTATATAATCAGCTATGTCGGAATGTCGGACGGAAGGACAAAGTGCAGTATACGATTTAAATTTGTATAGGAAACCCTAAAAAACACCTCCTAAATGCCACAACGTACCTCGTTCTTTTGGCGCcccaaaaataatatgtttcgAAAAAGTCTTTAAATTAGAGTAAGATAAATCAGAACATGCCACAACAgaacatttttttcatctgagagaaaaattaataagataatttagACTCAATTACATGAGTATAAAAAATAGAGTATGCAGCTACGAACCTGCTGATTTTCAGGTGTAGCTCTCTTTGTGTTATTTGGTGACGCTTTGGATTCTTCAAATTTTCGTTTCATGCCAGCAATTCTATCCATGTACATGTCTCCACCCTCTTGCGACCGACCATTACTGGACGGGCTGTTGGTATTTGACAGAAGCTGTGACAGCACGCTGGTCTGCGAAGACCCACGGCCGCTGTCGGTCGAATTCCTTCTACTCTCTTCTCCATCCTCATCAGATTTATCATTTAATATCTAAAAATGgaagtaaagtaataaatatacagtaATTTAAGGAAGCTAGTAAGAAAATGAGatctttacattataaattatcGTGGGGTAGCAACTAGACAgattttattacggttttcgcGTTATAAACAGTGACTCTTTTTTCGTTGTGAAACACTGACCCAGTTAATCAGTCCAATGTCCACTATTCATTGGTAAAAagtaaagaacaaaaaaaatattcagaaaagtaatataattctttggtgtttaagaagcatcctatatctaGTGTCAGTGGCGCAGTTTCGCAGTGATAtcaacttaatcaattattgcAGTCGTTTTATATAGCAGAAAACATATTCGTATAGGTACTTGATTTGATTATCTAGTATCAAACGACTAAATgtagaaattaatgttttaattcttCATGTCtagtgtaaatataaattattttgaacacTGCTAAGTGTTACTGTTGAAATTTGAGAGACTAAAAGGATTTTCGACGTTCGACGAAAGAAAAATCACTGTATTTTAATTGGGATCAGTAGCTGTCGATTCGCACATGAGTTTTCGGGGCTAGAGGAAGCCGATTCAGTCGTTGTTACAACTTGTACGCAAACCGGCAAAAGCAAGTAACGATATAAATGTGCTCACCCTGAGCAGTTGATTGTTGTGATGCGGAACGGGGCGCGCATGCGCCTGCGCCGAGTAGAGGGGGGACAGCGCCGAGCCGGGCGTGAGGGGCGTGTGGGGCGTGTGTGGCGTGTGCGGCGTGTGTGGCGTGAGCGGAGTGTGCGGCGCCGACGTCTCGCTGCCCGTCGCCTCCTCGTCCTCTTGCTTTAGCAGGTCTTTCAAGATGCGGTTATTCGAATTGGCGTCCGCGGCGTTGGGCCCTGTCTTCTTGCTGAGAAGCGTCCTGAGGCGATTGGGCTCCTCATGAGCGGGCGTTGGCGGCTGTGCGTCCGCGGGCGAAGCTAGCGACGCGGTCTCGTCAGCGCCGCCCTCTTTACGCTCCTTCGTCTCGTCGACAGCCATCTCGCCCATCGGAAATGATGGGGCCCAGGGTTCGTCGAGATCGAACACATTTATAGAGAACTGCTGCTCGGCGACGGGGCTACCTACCGGGGAGCGGTAACGCGGCTCGGATCCAGAAGACTCGCCGTTGGCGACGGACGTCATGAGGGGGCCTCCGTGTGAAGGCCGAGAAACTCCCGCCTCCAGAAGATCCACGTCGTCGTCACTGAGCACGGTGTTCGTGGACATGATGAAGTCCGGCTCGCCGACCGTTGGGAAGAACCGCGACTGGGCGGTTACTCGGATACGAGGAGTTTCGTTCGCAATGCGCAATCGGTATGGATCGCTGACGACTAGCAGGCCGACCCGACTGACGACTTCCTGGAGATGCGATGACACGCGTGCACGGTCACTACTTTCAACGATATCTAAGTAATGAGTTCCCACAAGAGAGGCAGGGGAAGAGTTTATACAGTTTTCCACTCCGGTCAAGTCGCaatctgaaaaataaaataaacgttataaaaatatgcttttaataataataaatatcatttatttcaaggaaaGTATCGCCATCTTACATAAGATGTTAAAATTGCAGTCCAGTCGGAAAACGATGGTGGGTCCGCCGTCGTTGGAGATAGCGGCCGACTCACAGCGCCGAATGACGCACATGACGGAGCCGGCCTCCTCCGTGGACGAGCCGCGTACTGGCGCAGCGTGGATCACAGTATCCACAAACCTGTAtcacaatttttaattgaaacgcagatctttaatatttactttgcaACTTTATTACTAGCTTTCGCTTACTTTTAGATCGATTTTCCAATATAGCATCACAAAGATTCATAGTTAAGATAAATTCCAGTTCAatataaaaacttgtaaaaaaatgcataaaatgcagaaaataaTCGATAAGCGCAGAGGTACATTATAAGTTGTATAGTTAAACCGTTTTATAGTTATCGTCTGTTCGTCACAGTAACGCTTCgaaaataccattttttttattattaattatt
This Pararge aegeria chromosome 3, ilParAegt1.1, whole genome shotgun sequence DNA region includes the following protein-coding sequences:
- the LOC120637082 gene encoding uncharacterized protein LOC120637082 isoform X2 codes for the protein MLPMVQTEPVLFNCAAHSSDGASPTATLPPSLTPDSEVDGLAEFFYDIDVAVNTFSRNKCDNEKRRREHENEVINQLEELLGTCLAEVKQPDKNGIVREATRLIEDVLEQRRACPGECPLSLDGYVSPLQGGEVSSTESQAPTSDFQYSELSTLIEAIKHYTNVLGLILMEINSKGEIECVSENIKDLVLAERTELYKKSIFSLLHADDHAKIKPLLRNIQNFAWSSGESDKFQYLQARLLIKDSNAADGPRFVDTVIHAAPVRGSSTEEAGSVMCVIRRCESAAISNDGGPTIVFRLDCNFNILYCDLTGVENCINSSPASLVGTHYLDIVESSDRARVSSHLQEVVSRVGLLVVSDPYRLRIANETPRIRVTAQSRFFPTVGEPDFIMSTNTVLSDDDVDLLEAGVSRPSHGGPLMTSVANGESSGSEPRYRSPVGSPVAEQQFSINVFDLDEPWAPSFPMGEMAVDETKERKEGGADETASLASPADAQPPTPAHEEPNRLRTLLSKKTGPNAADANSNNRILKDLLKQEDEEATGSETSAPHTPLTPHTPHTPHTPHTPLTPGSALSPLYSAQAHARPVPHHNNQLLRILNDKSDEDGEESRRNSTDSGRGSSQTSVLSQLLSNTNSPSSNGRSQEGGDMYMDRIAGMKRKFEESKASPNNTKRATPENQQVSSSAASASTATSIATSSINSAATSSGMSQLCQKNQILVSLLARQQTTPPTPLPLPNPIMRYPTRARPPQPQPQLPQSHPHHQLQQLRSFHHALANISNRGSNVNGGAGPVSSASSVECTPMQTSQAGLGAQSHLQMVLQGGSRATYNPASAPPLYATASTHHSYNQSGNPRTQGGSGDSEVPSDQALSDILDEVIENMPYADRSAPEVSVLMDLESHRQLLRTDVGAKEKNDVINAITQSLMQCETATKSPVASSPGAPPVYPVQSLGTCTMSGGNVGGALYSMVARSDQDPVRARAISEQRARLLQMQRLQQLHVSPEAAEQPQADLGSTINALVSETPPNVALTRTGFHHLYHPTNQMGSNYGTNKIQPPQQNPMLSRQLCGGGAGNAGGYAAALHTPVAPQPYHRAPRPLHVGGYYEEGEAGAGAYCGEFARRVPHPAHTPHPPHPPHPPHPPHPPHPPHTPHPSHNSHPSPHSHQLSCGVGGVSGMGGVGGVGGGGATGAVGGGTSEYVRNELRAVVGARSARPDMHTMHAPDLDPLLNFDMSAPGGGGVVGGRGASATANSWESQQSTPSTTEEGSAAAGSAAGAAGGDEAGAAGVAGAAGTPGAPAKASLLQKLLSQ